A genomic stretch from Deinococcus ruber includes:
- a CDS encoding DUF423 domain-containing protein, whose translation MNEVRTDSRQRTGAGQVNAALAGALLAGTGVALGAFGAHALKASLSTAMLEVFETGVRYQMYSGLALLALAALPSQRRAPVWLLTGAVVFSVSLYALSLSGIKVLGAVTPIGGVLMLVGWVLAALDSRKPRTT comes from the coding sequence ATGAACGAGGTCAGAACGGACAGCAGACAGAGAACAGGCGCTGGGCAGGTGAATGCGGCGCTGGCAGGAGCGCTGCTGGCAGGAACCGGGGTGGCGCTGGGTGCTTTCGGCGCACATGCCCTGAAAGCCAGCCTGAGCACAGCCATGCTGGAAGTCTTCGAGACGGGCGTGAGATACCAGATGTACTCCGGCCTGGCCCTGCTGGCGCTCGCGGCTCTCCCCTCTCAGCGCCGCGCCCCGGTCTGGTTGCTGACGGGCGCAGTGGTCTTCAGCGTCAGTCTGTACGCACTCAGTCTCAGCGGCATCAAAGTGCTGGGGGCCGTCACGCCCATCGGCGGCGTGCTGATGCTGGTGGGCTGGGTGCTGGCAGCGCTCGACAGCAGAAAGCCCCGCACGACCTGA
- a CDS encoding pseudouridine synthase produces MSERLQKYLARSGMASRRAAEDYIRAGRVSINGEVATLGQSVEERDEVRLDGQLVGGHVRHVTLAVYKPRGVLTTVQDDRGRPTILDGFRDLPGLHPVGRLDRDSEGLLLLTTDGNLTLQLTHPRYGHQKVYRAWIEGGTPTDDTLDQLEDGVMLEEGLTAPARVDRAGRGVYVTLTEGRNRQVRRMLEAVGHPVTRLVRVRIGGLWLEGMESGEWRELDERDLHDLLHPELTPQNVWERKSRLTQERWG; encoded by the coding sequence ATGAGCGAGCGCCTTCAGAAGTATCTGGCCCGCAGCGGCATGGCCTCGCGCCGCGCCGCTGAGGACTACATCCGGGCGGGCCGCGTCAGCATCAACGGTGAAGTTGCCACGCTGGGGCAGAGTGTCGAAGAACGTGACGAGGTGCGCCTCGACGGTCAGCTGGTCGGCGGGCATGTGCGCCATGTGACGCTGGCGGTATACAAGCCCAGAGGCGTACTGACCACCGTGCAGGACGACCGGGGCCGCCCGACCATTCTCGACGGCTTCCGCGATCTGCCGGGGCTGCATCCGGTTGGCCGTCTCGACCGCGACTCGGAAGGTCTGCTGCTGCTGACCACCGACGGCAACCTGACCTTGCAGCTGACGCACCCGCGCTACGGCCACCAGAAGGTCTACCGCGCCTGGATCGAGGGCGGCACGCCCACCGACGACACGCTCGACCAGCTCGAAGACGGCGTGATGCTGGAAGAGGGTCTGACTGCGCCTGCCCGAGTAGACCGTGCCGGACGCGGCGTGTACGTCACGCTGACCGAAGGACGAAACCGGCAGGTGCGCCGTATGCTGGAAGCGGTGGGCCACCCGGTCACGCGGCTGGTGCGCGTGCGGATTGGCGGGCTGTGGCTGGAAGGGATGGAAAGCGGCGAGTGGCGAGAACTGGACGAGCGCGACCTGCACGACCTGCTGCACCCCGAACTCACGCCTCAGAACGTCTGGGAGCGCAAGTCGAGACTGACGCAGGAACGCTGGGGCTGA